One genomic window of Pseudoxanthomonas sp. includes the following:
- the rpsS gene encoding 30S ribosomal protein S19, with protein MARSLKKGPFVDHHLVKKVEAAAGSKRPIKTWSRRSMILPEMVGFTIAVHNGKNHVPVLVNENMVGHKLGEFAVTRTFKGHGGDKKSAGKR; from the coding sequence ATGGCACGTTCACTCAAGAAAGGCCCGTTCGTCGATCACCACCTCGTCAAGAAGGTGGAGGCTGCGGCCGGTAGCAAGCGTCCGATCAAGACCTGGTCGCGTCGTTCAATGATCCTGCCGGAGATGGTGGGTTTCACCATCGCCGTGCATAACGGCAAGAACCACGTTCCGGTGCTCGTCAACGAGAACATGGTCGGCCACAAGCTCGGCGAATTTGCCGTCACCCGGACCTTCAAGGGTCACGGTGGCGACAAGAAGTCGGCCGGCAAGCGCTAA
- the rplV gene encoding 50S ribosomal protein L22: protein MEAKAILRTARISPQKARLVADQVRGLSAERAVNLLKFSDKKAAALIKKVVESAIANAENNQGADVDELKVQTIMVDEGPTLKRFMARAKGRGTRILKRTSHITVVVGEGKGK from the coding sequence ATGGAAGCGAAAGCCATCCTGCGCACCGCGCGCATCTCCCCGCAGAAGGCCCGCCTGGTCGCTGACCAGGTGCGTGGATTGTCGGCCGAGCGCGCCGTCAACCTGCTGAAGTTCTCGGACAAGAAGGCTGCGGCCCTCATCAAGAAGGTGGTCGAATCGGCCATCGCCAATGCCGAGAACAACCAGGGCGCCGACGTCGACGAGCTGAAGGTCCAGACCATCATGGTCGACGAAGGCCCGACGCTGAAGCGTTTCATGGCCCGCGCCAAGGGTCGCGGCACGCGCATCCTCAAGCGCACCAGCCATATCACTGTTGTGGTCGGCGAAGGCAAGGGCAAATAA
- the rpsC gene encoding 30S ribosomal protein S3: protein MGHKVHPIGIRLGISKDWNSKWFANKGDYASYLAADLKVREMLRKKLAQAGISKILIERPAKTARVTIHTARPGVVIGKRGEDIEKLRKEVSEMMGVPAHINVTEVRKPELDAQLVAESIAQQLERRIMFRRAMKRAVGNAIRLGALGIKVNVAGRLNGAEIARSEWYREGRVPLHTLRADIDYGFAEAKTTYGIIGIKVWVYKGEVFDFSQVGQEKQDDSRPERSERPSRPSRDRDAR, encoded by the coding sequence ATGGGCCATAAAGTACATCCGATCGGCATCCGCCTTGGTATCTCCAAGGATTGGAATTCCAAGTGGTTCGCCAACAAGGGCGACTACGCCAGCTATCTGGCAGCTGACCTCAAGGTCCGCGAGATGCTGCGCAAGAAGCTTGCCCAGGCCGGTATCAGCAAGATCCTGATCGAGCGTCCGGCCAAGACGGCACGCGTGACGATCCACACCGCCCGTCCGGGCGTGGTGATCGGCAAGCGTGGCGAGGACATCGAGAAGCTGCGTAAGGAAGTGAGCGAGATGATGGGCGTCCCGGCGCACATCAACGTCACCGAAGTGCGCAAGCCGGAGCTGGACGCGCAGCTGGTGGCCGAATCCATCGCCCAGCAGCTTGAGCGTCGCATCATGTTCCGCCGCGCCATGAAGCGCGCGGTCGGCAACGCGATCCGCCTGGGTGCCCTGGGCATCAAGGTGAACGTCGCTGGCCGACTGAACGGTGCCGAGATCGCCCGTTCCGAGTGGTACCGCGAAGGTCGTGTGCCGCTGCACACCCTGCGCGCCGACATCGACTACGGCTTTGCCGAAGCGAAGACCACCTACGGAATCATCGGCATCAAGGTGTGGGTCTACAAGGGCGAAGTCTTCGACTTCAGCCAGGTGGGTCAGGAAAAGCAGGACGATTCGCGCCCCGAGCGCAGTGAACGTCCGTCGCGTCCGTCCCGCGATCGTGACGCGAGGTAA
- the rplP gene encoding 50S ribosomal protein L16, with the protein MLQPKRTKYRKMHKGRNSGLSWSGNLVSFGEYGLKATAHGQLTARQIEAARRSISRYVKRGGKMWIRVFPDKPITKKPIEVRMGSGKGNVEYWVAQIQPGRMIYEIEGVDEATAREAFRLAAAKLSVTTTFVARTVR; encoded by the coding sequence ATGTTGCAACCCAAGCGAACCAAATACCGCAAGATGCACAAGGGCCGTAACTCGGGCCTGAGCTGGAGCGGAAACCTCGTCTCGTTCGGCGAGTACGGCCTGAAGGCCACGGCGCACGGTCAGCTGACCGCGCGCCAGATCGAGGCAGCACGTCGTTCCATCAGCCGCTACGTCAAGCGCGGCGGCAAGATGTGGATCCGCGTGTTCCCCGACAAGCCCATCACCAAGAAGCCGATCGAAGTCCGCATGGGCTCCGGTAAGGGCAACGTGGAGTACTGGGTCGCCCAGATCCAGCCGGGCCGCATGATCTATGAAATCGAAGGCGTGGATGAGGCAACGGCACGCGAGGCGTTCCGCCTGGCCGCCGCCAAGCTTTCGGTCACCACCACCTTTGTTGCCCGGACGGTGCGCTAA
- the rpmC gene encoding 50S ribosomal protein L29 translates to MAIKELREKSADELNAHLGELRKEQFSLRMQKATGQLPKTHETRRVRREIARVKTLLGSKK, encoded by the coding sequence ATGGCTATCAAAGAACTCCGCGAGAAGTCTGCTGACGAGCTGAACGCCCACCTGGGCGAGCTGCGCAAGGAGCAGTTCTCCCTGCGTATGCAGAAGGCCACCGGTCAGCTGCCGAAGACCCACGAAACCCGTCGGGTCCGCCGCGAGATCGCTCGCGTCAAGACCCTGCTCGGCAGCAAGAAGTAA
- the rpsQ gene encoding 30S ribosomal protein S17 has protein sequence MSDNEQKTQRTVEGRVVSNKMDKTVTILVERQVKHALYGKYIKRSTKLHAHDADNACNEGDLVRIVEIAPLSKTKNWRVVEIVARAAE, from the coding sequence ATGAGTGATAACGAACAGAAAACGCAGCGCACGGTCGAAGGCCGTGTCGTGAGCAACAAGATGGACAAGACGGTCACCATCCTGGTGGAACGTCAGGTCAAGCACGCCCTGTACGGCAAGTACATCAAGCGCTCGACCAAGCTGCACGCCCATGATGCCGACAACGCCTGCAATGAAGGCGACCTGGTGCGCATCGTGGAAATCGCGCCGCTGTCCAAGACCAAGAACTGGCGCGTGGTCGAGATCGTCGCCCGCGCGGCCGAATAA
- the rplX gene encoding 50S ribosomal protein L24 codes for MANRIKKGDQVVVLTGKDKGKQGDVLRVEGDRVVVSNVNIVKRHTKPNPQAGVAGGVVEREASIHISNVAPFNAASGKGERIGFKVLEDGRKLRVFRSSGEALDA; via the coding sequence ATGGCTAACCGTATCAAGAAAGGCGACCAGGTGGTCGTTCTCACCGGCAAGGACAAGGGCAAGCAGGGCGACGTGCTGCGTGTGGAAGGCGACCGCGTGGTCGTGTCCAACGTGAACATCGTCAAGCGCCACACCAAGCCGAACCCCCAGGCTGGTGTTGCTGGTGGCGTCGTCGAGCGCGAAGCCTCGATCCATATCTCCAATGTTGCTCCGTTCAACGCCGCCAGCGGCAAGGGCGAACGCATTGGCTTCAAGGTGCTGGAGGATGGACGCAAACTGCGTGTGTTCCGCTCCAGCGGTGAGGCGCTAGACGCCTGA
- the rplE gene encoding 50S ribosomal protein L5, with the protein MTTRLEKIYKEEVVPNLTKKFGYANPMEVPKITKITINMGVGEAATNKKILENAVADLAKITGQKPITTKSRVSVASFKIRDGWPIGCKVTLRRAQMYEFLDRLVSIALPRVRDFRGVSGRSFDGRGNYNMGVKEQIIFPEIDFDQVDAVRGMDIAITTTAKTDAEAKALLEAFKFPFRN; encoded by the coding sequence ATGACCACTCGTCTCGAAAAAATCTACAAGGAAGAGGTTGTTCCGAACTTGACCAAAAAGTTCGGCTACGCCAATCCGATGGAAGTCCCGAAGATCACCAAGATCACCATCAACATGGGTGTGGGTGAAGCGGCGACCAACAAGAAGATCCTGGAAAACGCCGTCGCTGATCTGGCCAAGATCACCGGCCAGAAGCCGATCACGACCAAGTCGCGCGTCTCGGTGGCTTCGTTCAAGATCCGTGACGGCTGGCCGATCGGCTGCAAGGTCACCTTGCGCCGCGCCCAGATGTACGAATTCCTGGACCGCCTGGTCAGCATCGCGCTGCCGCGCGTGCGCGACTTCCGTGGTGTCTCGGGCCGCTCGTTCGACGGCCGTGGCAACTACAACATGGGCGTGAAGGAACAGATCATCTTCCCGGAAATCGACTTCGACCAGGTCGACGCCGTCCGCGGCATGGATATCGCCATCACGACGACCGCCAAGACCGATGCCGAAGCGAAGGCATTGCTCGAAGCGTTCAAGTTCCCGTTCCGCAACTAA
- the rpsN gene encoding 30S ribosomal protein S14, with protein MAKTSMVNRDIKRAKLAKKFAVKREALKKIISSQDASYEEKIEASTKLQKLPRDSSPSRFRTRCELSGRPRAVYSKFGLARNKLREATMRGDVPGLRKASW; from the coding sequence ATGGCAAAGACCTCCATGGTCAACCGCGACATCAAGCGGGCGAAGCTGGCCAAGAAGTTCGCGGTCAAGCGCGAAGCACTGAAGAAGATCATCTCCAGCCAGGACGCGTCCTACGAAGAGAAGATCGAAGCCTCGACCAAGCTGCAGAAGCTGCCGCGCGACTCGTCGCCGAGCCGTTTCCGCACCCGTTGCGAACTGTCTGGCCGTCCGCGTGCCGTGTACAGCAAGTTCGGTCTGGCCCGTAACAAGCTGCGTGAAGCCACCATGCGCGGCGACGTGCCTGGCCTGCGTAAGGCGAGCTGGTAA
- the rpsH gene encoding 30S ribosomal protein S8, with the protein MSMTDPIADMLVRIKNAAAVGKQTVKMPSSTIKVAIAGVLKAEGYIADSRVTKTENNKAELEVVLKYFEGKPVIDTLKRVSRSGLRHYRGKDELPKVLNGLGIAIISTSKGIMTDSQARQQGVGGEVLCFVA; encoded by the coding sequence ATGAGCATGACTGATCCCATCGCCGACATGCTGGTCCGCATCAAGAATGCGGCCGCCGTTGGCAAGCAGACGGTGAAAATGCCGTCCTCCACCATCAAGGTCGCCATCGCTGGCGTGTTGAAGGCCGAGGGCTACATCGCCGACTCGCGCGTCACCAAGACCGAGAACAACAAGGCCGAGCTGGAAGTGGTCCTCAAGTACTTCGAGGGCAAGCCGGTCATCGATACGCTCAAGCGCGTGTCGCGTTCGGGCCTGCGCCACTACCGTGGCAAGGACGAGCTGCCGAAGGTCCTCAACGGCCTGGGCATCGCCATCATCTCCACCTCCAAGGGCATCATGACCGATTCGCAGGCGCGCCAGCAGGGCGTCGGCGGTGAAGTCCTGTGCTTCGTGGCCTAA
- the rplF gene encoding 50S ribosomal protein L6: MSRVAKKPITLAKGVEYKNENDTLTVKGPKGTLSLAKPAGVNIALEDGVLNLTPATPGDDAITGTIRAILSNMVQGVSEGFQRKLDLVGVGYRATMQGPDLSLALGFSHPVLFKAPEGITLVTPTQTEILVQGADKQRVGEVAAKIRGFRPPEPYKGKGVKYSDETIIRKEAKKA; the protein is encoded by the coding sequence ATGTCCCGCGTAGCCAAGAAGCCGATCACCCTGGCCAAGGGTGTTGAGTACAAGAACGAGAACGACACGCTGACCGTCAAGGGCCCCAAGGGCACCCTGTCGCTGGCCAAGCCGGCTGGTGTGAACATCGCACTGGAAGACGGCGTGTTGAACCTGACCCCGGCCACCCCGGGCGACGACGCCATCACCGGCACCATCCGCGCAATCCTATCCAACATGGTGCAGGGCGTGTCGGAAGGTTTCCAGCGCAAGCTGGACCTGGTCGGCGTGGGTTACCGTGCCACCATGCAGGGCCCGGACCTCAGCCTGGCGCTGGGTTTCTCGCACCCGGTCCTGTTCAAGGCGCCGGAAGGCATCACCCTGGTGACCCCGACCCAGACCGAAATCCTGGTGCAGGGCGCAGACAAGCAGCGCGTCGGTGAAGTTGCGGCCAAGATCCGCGGTTTCCGTCCGCCGGAGCCCTATAAGGGCAAGGGCGTGAAGTACTCCGACGAAACCATCATTCGCAAGGAAGCCAAGAAGGCCTAA
- the rplR gene encoding 50S ribosomal protein L18, whose translation MSIKNTARLRRAKSTRSHIRVLGVHRLTVLRTGQHLYAQVFTADGSKVIASANTLQADVKEGLKNGKNSDAAAKVGKLIAERAKAAGVEKVAFDRSGYRYHGRVKALADAAREGGLQF comes from the coding sequence ATGAGCATCAAGAATACCGCCCGTCTGCGCCGCGCCAAGTCCACCCGTTCGCACATCCGCGTGCTGGGCGTGCATCGCCTGACCGTCCTGCGTACTGGTCAGCACCTGTACGCGCAGGTCTTCACCGCCGATGGCTCCAAGGTGATCGCTTCGGCGAACACCCTGCAGGCCGACGTCAAGGAAGGCCTGAAGAATGGCAAGAACAGCGATGCCGCCGCCAAGGTCGGCAAGCTGATCGCCGAGCGCGCCAAGGCAGCTGGTGTCGAGAAGGTCGCTTTCGACCGCTCGGGCTACCGTTACCACGGCCGCGTCAAGGCGCTGGCCGATGCAGCTCGCGAAGGCGGCCTGCAGTTCTAA
- the rpsE gene encoding 30S ribosomal protein S5, translating into MAEEQRSRGRDRNREEKVDDGMIEKLIAVNRVSKTVKGGRQFTFTALTVVGDGNGKIGFGYGKAREVPVAIQKSMEYARKGMLSVTLNNGTLWHPVKAGHGAARVFMQPASEGTGVIAGGAMRAVLEAVGVKNVLAKAVGSRNPINLVRATLRGLEDMQSPARIAAKRGKSVEELTHG; encoded by the coding sequence ATGGCAGAAGAACAACGCTCGCGCGGGCGCGATCGCAACCGCGAAGAGAAAGTCGATGACGGCATGATCGAGAAGCTGATCGCGGTCAATCGCGTCAGCAAGACGGTCAAGGGCGGTCGCCAGTTCACCTTCACCGCACTGACGGTGGTGGGCGACGGCAATGGCAAGATCGGTTTTGGTTACGGCAAGGCGCGCGAAGTGCCGGTCGCGATCCAGAAGTCGATGGAATATGCGCGCAAGGGCATGCTCAGCGTGACCCTCAACAACGGCACCCTGTGGCACCCGGTCAAGGCCGGCCACGGCGCAGCCCGCGTGTTCATGCAGCCGGCATCGGAAGGTACTGGCGTCATCGCCGGTGGCGCCATGCGTGCCGTGCTGGAAGCGGTTGGCGTGAAGAACGTGCTGGCCAAGGCGGTCGGTTCGCGTAACCCCATCAACCTGGTTCGCGCGACCCTGCGTGGCCTGGAAGACATGCAGTCGCCGGCCCGCATTGCGGCCAAGCGCGGCAAGTCGGTGGAGGAGTTGACCCATGGCTAA
- the rpmD gene encoding 50S ribosomal protein L30, with translation MANESTKTVKVRLVRGLRGSQARHRLSVKALGLNKLNDVRELKDSPQVRGLIAKVHYLVRVEE, from the coding sequence ATGGCTAATGAATCCACCAAGACTGTGAAGGTCCGCCTCGTGCGTGGCCTGCGTGGTTCCCAGGCCCGTCACCGTTTGTCGGTGAAGGCACTGGGCCTGAACAAGCTCAACGATGTGCGTGAACTGAAGGACAGCCCGCAGGTGCGCGGTCTGATCGCCAAGGTTCACTACCTCGTCCGCGTCGAGGAGTAA
- the rplO gene encoding 50S ribosomal protein L15 — protein sequence MNMRLNTLAPVDGARTDRKRVGRGIGSGLGKTAGRGHKGSFARSGKGKIKAKFEGGQMPLVKRLPKVGFRSKLKKNVAEVLSYELDKLQAGEIDFAALRAAKLVPSTAKRAKIVLKGGLTKAFTLKGVAATAGAKAAIEAAGGSIQE from the coding sequence ATCAACATGCGTCTCAACACTCTCGCGCCCGTCGATGGCGCCCGTACCGATCGCAAGCGCGTCGGTCGCGGTATCGGTTCGGGCCTGGGCAAGACTGCCGGCCGCGGCCACAAGGGTTCCTTCGCCCGTTCGGGTAAGGGCAAGATCAAGGCGAAGTTCGAAGGCGGCCAGATGCCGCTGGTCAAGCGTCTGCCGAAGGTCGGTTTCCGTTCCAAGCTGAAGAAGAACGTCGCTGAAGTGCTGTCCTATGAATTGGACAAGCTGCAGGCTGGCGAGATCGACTTCGCCGCGCTCCGCGCCGCCAAGCTGGTGCCCAGCACCGCCAAGCGCGCCAAGATCGTGTTGAAGGGTGGCCTGACCAAGGCTTTCACGCTCAAGGGCGTGGCGGCAACGGCCGGTGCCAAGGCGGCGATCGAAGCTGCCGGCGGCAGCATCCAGGAGTAA
- the secY gene encoding preprotein translocase subunit SecY, with translation MAQQGIAGGLGKFTELRQRLLFVLGALIVYRIGCYVPVPGVNPDAMIALMQQQGGGIVDMFNMFSGGALHRFSIFALNVMPYISASIVIQLGAHIFPALKALQKEGESGRRKITQYSRIGAVLLAVVQGGSIALALQHQTAPGGAPVVYMPGMGFVVTAIVALTAGTIFLMWVGEQVTERGVGNGVSLIIFSGIVAGLPAAVIHTFSAVNDGTMSPIALIVVALVVFAFTWFVVFVERGQRRITVNYARRQGGRNAYMNQTSFLPLKLNMAGVIPPIFASSILAFPATLAMWSGQSPAAVTLQRISQALAPGEPLHMIVFAAMIIGFAFFYTALVFNSQETAENLKKSGALIPGIRPGKATADYVDAVLTRLTAAGALYLVAVCLLPEVMRTQLGTSFYFGGTSLLIVVVVVMDFIAQIQAHLMSHQYESLLKKANLKGGSRGLSRG, from the coding sequence ATGGCGCAACAAGGCATCGCAGGTGGTCTGGGCAAATTCACCGAGCTACGGCAGCGTCTGCTGTTCGTGCTGGGGGCCCTGATCGTTTATCGGATCGGCTGTTACGTTCCGGTGCCGGGTGTGAACCCGGATGCCATGATTGCGCTCATGCAGCAGCAGGGCGGCGGCATCGTGGACATGTTCAACATGTTCTCGGGCGGCGCCCTGCATCGCTTCAGTATCTTCGCGCTGAATGTGATGCCGTACATCTCGGCATCCATTGTGATCCAGTTGGGCGCGCACATTTTCCCGGCGCTGAAGGCGCTGCAGAAAGAAGGCGAGTCCGGCCGGCGCAAGATCACCCAGTACTCGCGCATCGGCGCAGTCCTGCTGGCGGTGGTGCAGGGCGGCAGTATCGCCCTGGCCCTGCAGCATCAGACTGCCCCGGGCGGCGCGCCTGTCGTCTACATGCCGGGCATGGGTTTCGTGGTCACCGCCATCGTGGCGCTGACCGCGGGCACCATCTTCCTAATGTGGGTGGGTGAGCAGGTCACCGAGCGTGGCGTCGGCAACGGCGTTTCGCTGATCATTTTCTCGGGCATCGTTGCTGGTCTGCCGGCCGCGGTGATCCACACTTTCAGTGCCGTCAACGATGGCACGATGAGCCCCATCGCGCTGATCGTCGTCGCGCTGGTGGTGTTCGCCTTCACCTGGTTCGTGGTGTTCGTCGAGCGTGGACAGCGCCGGATCACGGTCAATTACGCCCGTCGTCAGGGTGGTCGTAATGCCTACATGAATCAGACGTCCTTCCTGCCGCTCAAGCTCAACATGGCAGGCGTGATCCCGCCGATCTTTGCCTCGTCGATCCTGGCATTCCCGGCGACCCTGGCAATGTGGTCAGGGCAGTCTCCGGCCGCCGTCACCCTGCAGCGCATCTCGCAGGCGTTGGCTCCGGGCGAGCCGCTGCACATGATCGTGTTTGCCGCGATGATCATCGGCTTCGCTTTCTTCTACACGGCCCTGGTGTTCAACTCACAGGAAACGGCCGAGAACCTGAAGAAGTCTGGCGCACTGATCCCGGGCATCCGTCCGGGCAAGGCGACCGCTGACTACGTGGACGCTGTGCTGACCCGCTTGACCGCCGCCGGCGCGCTGTACTTGGTGGCCGTGTGTCTGCTGCCAGAAGTGATGCGCACCCAGCTCGGTACGTCGTTCTACTTCGGTGGCACCTCGCTGCTGATCGTGGTCGTCGTGGTCATGGACTTCATTGCGCAGATCCAGGCGCACTTGATGTCACACCAGTATGAAAGCCTGTTGAAGAAGGCCAACCTGAAGGGCGGTTCGCGCGGCTTGTCGCGCGGCTGA
- the rpsM gene encoding 30S ribosomal protein S13, which yields MARIAGVNLPAQKHVWVGLQSIYGIGRTRSKKVCEAAGVTVTTKIRDLSEPEVERLRAEIGKYIVEGDLRREVGMAIKRLMDLGCYRGLRHRRGLPLRGQRTRTNARTRKGPRKAIKK from the coding sequence ATGGCGCGTATTGCAGGTGTCAACCTGCCTGCCCAGAAGCATGTCTGGGTGGGGCTGCAGAGCATCTACGGCATTGGCCGTACCCGGTCCAAGAAGGTCTGCGAAGCTGCAGGCGTGACGGTGACCACCAAAATCCGTGACCTGTCCGAGCCTGAAGTCGAGCGCCTGCGCGCCGAAATCGGCAAGTACATCGTCGAAGGCGACCTGCGTCGCGAAGTCGGTATGGCGATCAAGCGCCTGATGGACCTGGGCTGCTACCGCGGTCTGCGCCATCGCCGCGGTCTGCCGCTGCGCGGCCAGCGCACCCGTACCAATGCCCGCACCCGCAAGGGTCCGCGCAAAGCCATCAAGAAGTAA
- the rpsK gene encoding 30S ribosomal protein S11: protein MAKPAAKAPKKKIKRVITDGVAHVHASFNNTIVTITDRQGNALSWATSGGAGFRGSRKSTPFAAQVAAEKAGRAALDYGLKSLEVRIKGPGPGRESAVRSLNNVGYKITNIIDVTPIPHNGCRPPKKRRV, encoded by the coding sequence ATGGCCAAGCCAGCTGCAAAGGCACCGAAGAAGAAGATCAAGCGCGTCATCACTGATGGCGTCGCCCACGTCCACGCTTCCTTCAACAACACCATCGTCACCATCACCGACCGCCAGGGCAATGCGCTCTCGTGGGCTACGTCGGGCGGTGCGGGCTTCCGCGGTTCGCGCAAGTCCACCCCGTTCGCAGCACAGGTCGCCGCCGAAAAGGCGGGCCGCGCTGCCCTGGACTACGGTTTGAAGTCGCTGGAAGTCCGCATCAAGGGTCCGGGTCCGGGCCGTGAGTCGGCCGTACGTTCGCTCAACAACGTCGGCTACAAGATCACCAACATCATCGACGTGACGCCAATCCCGCACAACGGGTGCCGTCCGCCGAAGAAGCGTCGCGTCTAA
- the rpsD gene encoding 30S ribosomal protein S4 — protein MARYIGPTCKLARREGADLSLKSPARALDSKCKLEQKPGQHGATARRGKLSDYANQLREKQKVKRIYGLLERQFRNYYKKASTKKGNTGENLLQLLETRLDNVIYRMGFAVTRPAARQLVSHRGVLVNGKSVNLPSYQVKAGDAIELSEKAQKQLRVQESLNVSAQLDLSPSWVEVDSKKFAGVFKAVPVRSDLPADINEALIVELYSK, from the coding sequence ATGGCTCGTTACATCGGTCCTACCTGCAAACTCGCCCGTCGCGAAGGTGCAGACCTGTCCCTCAAGAGCCCGGCGCGTGCGCTGGACTCCAAGTGCAAGCTGGAGCAGAAGCCCGGCCAGCACGGCGCCACTGCCCGCCGCGGCAAGCTGTCCGACTACGCCAACCAGCTGCGTGAAAAGCAGAAGGTTAAGCGTATCTACGGCCTGTTGGAGCGTCAGTTCCGCAATTACTACAAGAAGGCCTCGACCAAGAAGGGCAACACCGGCGAGAACCTGCTGCAGCTGCTGGAAACCCGTCTGGACAACGTGATCTACCGCATGGGTTTCGCGGTCACCCGTCCGGCCGCTCGCCAGCTGGTGTCGCATCGTGGCGTGCTGGTCAACGGCAAGTCCGTCAACCTGCCGTCCTACCAGGTCAAGGCCGGTGATGCGATCGAGCTGTCGGAAAAGGCCCAGAAGCAGCTGCGCGTGCAGGAATCCCTGAACGTTTCGGCCCAGCTGGACCTGAGCCCGTCGTGGGTGGAAGTGGATTCGAAGAAGTTCGCCGGCGTGTTCAAGGCCGTGCCGGTCCGCTCGGACCTGCCTGCCGACATCAACGAAGCGCTGATCGTCGAGCTTTACTCGAAGTAA
- the rpoA gene encoding DNA-directed RNA polymerase subunit alpha, with translation MTGITQQVLRPRGPQIERLTDNRAKVVIEPLERGYGHTLGNALRRVLLSSIPGFAITEVEIDGVLHEYSTIEGLQEDVLEVLLNLKDVAIRIHTGDNATLSLTKQGPGVVTASDIKTDHNVEILNPDHVIAHLTKDIAVNLRLKIERGFGYQPAAARRRPDEENRAIGRLVLDASFSPVRRVAYAVESARVEQRTDLDKLVLDIETNGTIDAEEAVRTAADILSDQLSVFGDFTHRDRGAPKQQTGGVDPVLLRPIDDLELTVRSANCLKAESIYYIGDLIQKTEVELLKTPNLGKKSLTEIKEVLAQRGLSLGMKLENWPPAGVSQHGMLG, from the coding sequence ATGACGGGTATCACTCAGCAAGTGCTGCGCCCCCGCGGCCCGCAGATCGAGCGCCTGACCGACAACCGCGCCAAGGTGGTCATCGAACCGCTGGAGCGTGGTTATGGTCATACGCTGGGCAATGCGCTGCGTCGCGTGCTGTTGTCGTCCATCCCCGGCTTCGCCATCACCGAGGTCGAGATCGACGGCGTGCTGCACGAATACAGCACCATCGAGGGTCTGCAGGAAGACGTGCTGGAAGTCCTGTTGAACCTCAAGGATGTGGCCATCCGCATCCACACCGGTGACAACGCCACCCTGAGTCTGACCAAGCAGGGCCCGGGCGTCGTGACCGCCAGCGACATCAAGACCGACCACAACGTCGAGATCCTGAATCCCGACCACGTGATCGCGCACCTGACCAAGGACATCGCGGTCAACCTGCGTCTGAAGATCGAGCGCGGCTTCGGCTACCAGCCGGCGGCTGCCCGTCGTCGTCCGGACGAAGAAAACCGCGCCATCGGCCGCCTGGTCCTGGACGCATCGTTCTCGCCGGTCCGTCGCGTTGCCTACGCCGTCGAGTCCGCTCGCGTCGAACAGCGCACCGACCTGGACAAGCTGGTCCTGGACATCGAGACCAACGGCACGATCGACGCCGAGGAAGCCGTGCGCACCGCCGCCGACATCCTGAGCGACCAGCTGTCGGTGTTCGGCGACTTCACGCACCGCGACCGCGGCGCGCCGAAGCAGCAGACCGGTGGCGTTGATCCGGTGCTGCTGCGCCCGATCGACGATCTGGAACTGACCGTGCGTTCGGCCAACTGCCTCAAGGCCGAGAGCATTTATTACATCGGCGACCTGATCCAGAAGACCGAAGTCGAGCTGCTCAAGACCCCGAACCTCGGCAAGAAGTCGCTGACCGAGATCAAGGAAGTCCTGGCGCAGCGCGGTCTGTCCCTGGGCATGAAGCTGGAAAACTGGCCGCCGGCCGGGGTTTCGCAGCACGGCATGCTGGGCTGA
- the rplQ gene encoding 50S ribosomal protein L17: MRHQKAGRKFNRTSSHRAAMFSNMAASLIKHGLIKTTLPKAKELRRVAEPLITLAKVDGVANRRLAFARLRDKEAVGTLFTTLGPRYVSRPGGYLRILKCGFRAGDNAPMAYVELVDRPDAATE; the protein is encoded by the coding sequence ATGCGCCACCAGAAAGCAGGCCGTAAGTTCAACCGCACCAGCTCGCATCGCGCCGCGATGTTCTCCAACATGGCTGCGTCGCTGATCAAGCACGGCCTGATCAAGACCACCCTGCCGAAGGCCAAGGAACTGCGTCGCGTCGCCGAGCCGCTGATCACCCTGGCCAAGGTCGATGGCGTTGCCAACCGCCGCCTGGCTTTCGCGCGTCTGCGCGACAAGGAAGCCGTGGGCACCCTGTTCACCACGCTGGGCCCGCGCTATGTGTCGCGCCCGGGTGGCTACCTGCGCATCCTCAAGTGCGGTTTCCGTGCTGGCGACAACGCGCCGATGGCCTACGTGGAACTGGTCGACCGTCCGGACGCTGCCACCGAGTAA